Below is a window of Flavobacteriales bacterium DNA.
ATTTGTAGCCAAATTCAAGAATCCTTTCATTCAATTTGAATGGCTTTCATCTTGAAATTATCATATTCCAGCAAATAAGATGCTATCTCAGACCACTCCCCCAATCTCCCCCAAACTTTGGTTCCTAAAACCCACCCTTTCAATCTATTAAAATTTACCCATTTTAATCCCCCCCCATTCCTTCCCGGAATAGATCTGCCGAAATTTGAAAAAATCAAATCATTAAAATAATGACTCTAGAAGATCTCATAAAAAAAGTAATCCGGGAAACACTCTTAGAAGAAATTTCAAAGTTTATCCCCAACTCCTCCCCTACTGAAGGATTAAGGCGTTTTATCTCCTTTGAACAAGTGATGGAGCTAACGCAAATGACTAAACAAGGAATATTTAAACGCATTAGGGAGGGAAGACTCAAAGTGTATAAACCGGGTCGGCGTTTAGTATTCGAAGAAAGCGATGTACATCAATTTATCCTTAAAAACAGAAAACACTATGGAAAATAATCAACATACCATTCAATTCTATGGAACCTGTAAATTATGTAACTCATCCTTTTA
It encodes the following:
- a CDS encoding helix-turn-helix domain-containing protein, whose translation is MTLEDLIKKVIRETLLEEISKFIPNSSPTEGLRRFISFEQVMELTQMTKQGIFKRIREGRLKVYKPGRRLVFEESDVHQFILKNRKHYGK